One segment of Synechocystis sp. PCC 7509 DNA contains the following:
- a CDS encoding helix-turn-helix domain-containing protein yields MTQTFGQVIRTARTSIGYSQRKLAALVEIDFTYLSKLESDNSEYPPKEYVIQQLAHYLDLDREELMCLTGRLPERYQDFLKQNYKQMPGLFRWMRQKPNFIIKVDSTLVP; encoded by the coding sequence ATGACCCAAACCTTTGGTCAAGTTATCCGCACTGCGCGCACTAGCATAGGCTATAGCCAGCGCAAACTAGCGGCACTGGTAGAAATAGACTTTACCTATTTATCGAAACTGGAAAGCGACAACAGCGAATATCCACCTAAAGAGTATGTAATCCAACAATTAGCGCATTACCTGGACTTGGATAGAGAGGAGCTAATGTGTCTAACGGGTCGCTTACCAGAACGCTACCAAGATTTTCTCAAGCAGAACTACAAGCAAATGCCTGGGCTATTTCGATGGATGCGGCAAAAGCCAAACTTTATAATCAAGGTAGATAGTACATTGGTACCATAA
- a CDS encoding helix-turn-helix domain-containing protein has product MKVICKLKQLMDEQGLNQTQLADATGLSPTTVGKLYRNQFERIDKDTLMVLCKFFRKGIGDLFEVMFEEGD; this is encoded by the coding sequence ATGAAAGTGATTTGTAAGCTTAAACAGTTAATGGATGAACAAGGTCTTAATCAAACTCAACTTGCAGATGCAACAGGATTAAGCCCTACAACTGTAGGAAAGCTATATCGTAATCAGTTTGAACGAATTGATAAAGATACATTAATGGTTCTATGCAAATTTTTTCGCAAAGGCATAGGCGATCTATTTGAGGTGATGTTTGAAGAAGGAGATTAG
- a CDS encoding Rha family transcriptional regulator gives MSNLTVTERNGILVVDSRLVAQELGIEHHTLLKTIDKYSARLETKSPLRFEVDVVKRVQGGGSNTRYAWLDERQATLLMTYSRNTQQVLDCKDALVDAFVKAKQLIPAQSQEIERLKLELQVAVRFVEC, from the coding sequence ATGTCTAATTTAACAGTTACCGAGCGTAATGGCATTTTAGTTGTTGATTCCCGGTTGGTTGCCCAAGAACTAGGAATCGAACATCATACTTTACTTAAGACAATCGATAAATATTCAGCACGACTAGAGACAAAATCACCACTTCGATTTGAAGTAGATGTGGTGAAACGTGTTCAGGGCGGCGGTTCTAATACTCGTTATGCTTGGCTAGATGAGCGGCAAGCAACATTGTTAATGACTTATAGCCGCAATACTCAGCAAGTTCTTGACTGTAAAGATGCCTTAGTTGATGCTTTTGTTAAAGCCAAACAACTCATCCCTGCACAATCTCAAGAAATCGAGCGCCTTAAGCTGGAACTTCAAGTAGCGGTGCGATTCGTTGAGTGCTGA
- a CDS encoding group II intron reverse transcriptase/maturase — MVRHSDNASELWKNLPWKKFRRDLFRLQKRVFKAVSVEDKRKALSLQKLILKSKAARYLAIRQVTQLNDGKKTAGVDGEAYLTFEERFNLSDELKENVNTWKHNKLREIPIPKKDGTKRILKVPTIADRAWQCLAKYALEPAHEATFHAKSYGFRAGRSAHDAQKILFLNLQSTSHGIDKRVIELDIEKCFDRINHSSIMDKLIAPKGIRAGIFRCLKSGVNPGFPEQGTPQGGVVSPLLANIALNGIESIYRYKDPWGRIKETSIRYADDMLVIIRPQDNAEVILESISQFLAERGLKVSEKKTKLTATTDGFDFLGWHFKVQSNGKFKCTPSVDNFKAFRKKVKHIVNNSNYGATTKAEKLAPVVRGWRNYHRFCKMDGSRFSLYHTQNRAFKVFNKEAKQNRYTSKKLLNKAFPAVPYSENKHINVKGNKSPYDGDLTYWSERNSKLYDGTTSKVLKRQNHSCARCGLKMTFEEQVHLHHKDNNHHNWKNNNLEALHASCHDYLHMSKGIA; from the coding sequence ATGGTTAGACACAGCGACAACGCTAGTGAACTTTGGAAGAATCTACCCTGGAAGAAATTTCGGAGAGATTTATTTCGCTTGCAAAAGAGAGTGTTTAAAGCGGTTTCAGTTGAAGACAAGCGTAAAGCTTTGTCACTCCAGAAACTAATCTTGAAGTCCAAGGCTGCGAGGTATCTGGCAATACGTCAGGTGACTCAGCTAAATGATGGCAAGAAAACGGCGGGTGTGGATGGTGAAGCATACCTTACTTTCGAGGAACGCTTTAACCTAAGCGATGAACTCAAAGAAAACGTTAACACATGGAAACACAATAAACTGCGAGAAATACCAATCCCAAAAAAGGATGGTACGAAACGCATTCTAAAAGTTCCAACCATCGCAGATAGAGCTTGGCAATGCCTCGCAAAATATGCTTTAGAACCCGCTCACGAAGCAACATTCCATGCTAAAAGCTATGGGTTCAGGGCAGGTCGCTCGGCACACGATGCCCAAAAAATCCTGTTTCTAAATCTACAAAGCACCAGTCACGGAATAGATAAAAGAGTCATTGAACTCGATATCGAAAAGTGCTTCGACCGGATTAATCACTCATCCATAATGGATAAACTCATTGCCCCAAAGGGCATACGGGCAGGAATCTTTCGCTGTCTTAAATCAGGAGTTAACCCAGGGTTTCCTGAACAAGGAACGCCACAAGGCGGGGTCGTTAGCCCATTACTTGCCAACATCGCGCTAAACGGCATCGAAAGTATCTACAGGTACAAAGACCCTTGGGGAAGGATTAAAGAAACATCGATCCGCTATGCGGACGATATGCTTGTAATAATCAGACCCCAAGACAATGCCGAGGTAATACTGGAAAGTATTAGCCAATTCTTAGCTGAACGCGGATTAAAGGTAAGTGAAAAGAAGACGAAGCTAACCGCTACGACAGATGGGTTTGATTTCCTCGGCTGGCATTTCAAAGTGCAGAGCAACGGAAAGTTTAAATGCACTCCCTCAGTGGATAACTTTAAAGCTTTTCGCAAGAAAGTAAAACACATAGTCAACAACTCAAACTATGGCGCTACCACAAAGGCTGAAAAATTAGCCCCAGTAGTTAGGGGGTGGAGAAATTACCACCGCTTCTGCAAAATGGATGGGTCACGGTTTTCGCTGTACCATACTCAAAACAGAGCATTCAAGGTATTTAATAAAGAAGCTAAACAGAATCGCTACACTAGCAAGAAATTGTTAAATAAGGCTTTTCCAGCAGTTCCTTACTCCGAAAACAAACACATCAACGTCAAGGGTAATAAATCACCCTACGACGGCGATTTGACCTACTGGAGCGAACGTAATAGTAAGCTCTATGACGGTACAACCTCTAAAGTCCTAAAACGACAAAACCATTCATGTGCCAGATGCGGATTAAAGATGACCTTTGAGGAGCAAGTTCACTTGCACCATAAAGATAACAATCACCACAACTGGAAGAACAATAATCTGGAAGCCTTACATGCGAGTTGCCACGATTACCTACACATGAGCAAAGGCATTGCCTAA
- a CDS encoding DUF3102 domain-containing protein, with the protein MATLTNSPAQKSYCLAKIRSNSLTIAPLTFMPSSITPKAHQGFDYASLDAPTSQFVQQQTGEIQALMKRTAQNIIEVGQKLIEVKNRLGHGYFLTWLQAEFGWSYPTAARFMQVANSFKETSQIENFAPSALYELAGASTPEAARNEAIARAKAGESITRQAAKSIKQKYVPPAAAPKSEPAPKLDVQPISQLSPTPQISLAQPRIKQEIIAIRPKPVAIALPTTDSSISLQAIPTPLLQVGTPSPMITTDVAGSWWQLVGKHLLYGGDPNSSQFLQQIPEQVSLLLAFPQQRDWQTAIKADVRVIITEHLPQCKDPNLLDEILEFNLLHHSKVGMVVVNCFVPSLEILSIVNRLGRRGLFAEPDAKRVNAVISDWKQAGLKVEKVR; encoded by the coding sequence ATGGCAACCCTCACAAATTCTCCCGCGCAAAAAAGCTACTGTCTAGCTAAAATTAGAAGCAACAGCCTTACTATTGCTCCTTTAACCTTCATGCCAAGTTCTATCACTCCTAAAGCTCATCAAGGATTTGATTACGCTAGTCTTGATGCCCCAACTTCTCAGTTTGTGCAGCAGCAAACTGGCGAAATTCAGGCTTTGATGAAGCGTACTGCTCAAAATATTATTGAGGTAGGGCAAAAGCTGATTGAAGTAAAAAATAGACTAGGGCATGGATACTTCCTAACCTGGCTACAAGCGGAGTTCGGTTGGAGTTACCCAACGGCTGCTCGTTTTATGCAAGTAGCTAATTCTTTTAAGGAAACTTCTCAAATTGAGAACTTTGCCCCTTCTGCTCTCTACGAGCTAGCTGGTGCTTCAACTCCCGAAGCCGCCCGTAACGAAGCCATTGCTCGTGCTAAAGCAGGTGAATCTATTACTCGTCAAGCTGCTAAAAGTATCAAGCAGAAGTACGTTCCGCCTGCTGCTGCCCCCAAGTCAGAGCCAGCACCTAAACTAGATGTTCAGCCTATCTCACAATTGTCTCCTACACCCCAGATTTCCCTAGCTCAACCGCGTATAAAGCAAGAAATTATTGCTATTCGCCCTAAGCCTGTAGCTATTGCTTTGCCCACAACCGATTCTAGCATCAGTCTCCAGGCTATACCAACGCCACTACTACAAGTTGGCACTCCATCGCCCATGATTACGACTGATGTTGCTGGAAGCTGGTGGCAGTTAGTAGGAAAACATTTACTTTACGGCGGAGATCCTAACTCCAGTCAGTTTTTGCAGCAAATTCCAGAGCAAGTCTCTTTACTGCTGGCTTTTCCCCAGCAAAGGGACTGGCAAACAGCTATAAAAGCTGATGTTCGGGTCATAATCACCGAACATCTACCGCAGTGTAAAGACCCGAACTTGCTTGATGAAATTCTAGAATTTAATCTACTCCACCACTCGAAGGTGGGAATGGTAGTAGTTAATTGCTTTGTACCATCTCTAGAGATCCTATCTATCGTTAATCGCCTAGGTCGTCGGGGTTTATTTGCTGAACCGGATGCAAAGCGTGTCAATGCTGTGATTAGTGACTGGAAACAAGCTGGACTAAAGGTAGAAAAAGTAAGGTAA
- a CDS encoding DUF3987 domain-containing protein — protein sequence MNYAFPQTDRELAQKQLMYLGYTSSQVFLRFFYHSDNPKKGDDKGRKLNNLDYKAIASYQQDERGTYVVVNGADGGHEDKDIKQCAAIFCEWDDRPIEDQLLHWETLGFFEPTFTVYSGDKSAQPYWVFDTPINVEQWRELQRLLIEVMGADPSNKNPSRVFRLAGGWHVKPGREPRRTEIVQESGQKYPYEQLRERLQSLAKPPMEQATRPITSTLSYQRYEDISLPVPQTVPIEVCLAKESRSLLQSGCAQGGRNFGGAKLARDLIGTASYLQTIGQSFDGNPQLLLENYGTRCSPPLPAKEIESIWASAAKSNPAPSCTPDGVENCLRAWYWKNYVQNNKPHNNKQCFGFSPSSNQPSTSSKTNLCDRIKRILTSYETESTQTAALMDLAADVRKSFNEIKNLARIIQSEGEQATEVVTAIESFTPIIKNCRKRLDIRRYLNPILAEPLIAKASAMPTAPEYLFNTLLPSCASRIGTSARIVIDPVSGYTQDCIFWTANVNHSGQAKTPPQKEVISPLEKMEGEAKDIYDTLLSDYEQDKKSEGKPPVRMRRLLSNVTTSTKIRIHQENPRGLLEYIDELVADYQRLNQYKGGGKGDDLQVELSFFNGAACNYDRHDARLFLNRTAFSKTGTYQWDTLARLMGDDVNFISSGYSARFLYCSILDAPLRYLDLLTPKMNSNFTETLEWLYEQLEGLPQQDYLLTREAKVLFQAWNHTLADDEREENYFGFSIVYAKIEAYAARIALWLHIVNAVCAGKLPEPTIDGETMRHAIEISSFYLWQQKLIHGNNAPTRKLEGIFFKVQTQAEKYFAKSKQGLNASFLKTRINALKSWATEKIRTVVFKTLAAAGHGRIEGEGSEMKYFPLSQLLVDVGAKLVVSPIAQSHTNDEVQTTIGEIGELTNKEILSETILSSFVLPSEITALADPEITIELDAQQHQQKVLDTRVHQFTNLEAGSITIADVEAVGGSTNDPPTSPTSNPVLLLLQLTTWVEIADSMQKDSQKLIDAMNQFDKEQKRKIASVLIEFLCNEPQSLKELNWIPIKMLNWIFKRLQFTISRIGGDSIDQARMEQVENLSFVSVEGLGSSKEFWVFCDLTSGRNIPVFGTDGICGISVRN from the coding sequence ATGAACTACGCATTTCCTCAAACAGACCGCGAACTAGCCCAAAAGCAATTAATGTACCTTGGTTACACTTCTAGCCAAGTATTTTTACGCTTTTTCTACCACTCAGATAATCCTAAAAAAGGCGATGATAAAGGGCGTAAATTAAATAATCTGGACTACAAAGCGATCGCATCTTACCAACAAGACGAGCGCGGCACGTATGTAGTAGTTAACGGTGCTGACGGCGGACACGAAGATAAAGATATCAAGCAGTGCGCGGCGATATTTTGCGAATGGGACGATCGCCCAATTGAAGATCAATTACTACATTGGGAGACATTAGGCTTTTTTGAGCCAACTTTCACGGTATATAGCGGCGACAAGTCTGCTCAACCCTACTGGGTGTTTGACACGCCAATAAATGTTGAACAGTGGCGGGAATTGCAACGACTTTTAATTGAGGTAATGGGGGCAGATCCAAGTAACAAAAACCCCTCAAGAGTATTTAGACTTGCTGGCGGCTGGCACGTTAAACCCGGACGAGAACCGAGAAGAACGGAGATAGTCCAGGAATCAGGGCAAAAATATCCTTACGAACAATTAAGAGAGCGCCTCCAATCTCTAGCTAAACCCCCTATGGAACAAGCAACGCGCCCAATTACTTCAACACTTAGTTACCAGCGCTACGAGGATATAAGTTTACCTGTACCCCAAACTGTACCGATTGAAGTTTGTTTAGCGAAAGAGTCCCGTAGTTTACTCCAATCCGGCTGCGCCCAAGGTGGGCGTAATTTTGGTGGTGCTAAACTAGCCCGTGACCTAATTGGTACAGCTTCTTACTTACAAACCATCGGACAAAGTTTTGATGGCAATCCTCAATTGTTACTAGAAAATTACGGCACTCGTTGCTCTCCCCCTTTGCCAGCAAAAGAAATTGAATCAATTTGGGCATCGGCGGCTAAGAGCAATCCTGCGCCTAGCTGTACCCCTGATGGTGTAGAAAACTGTCTCCGCGCCTGGTATTGGAAGAATTACGTCCAGAACAATAAACCTCACAATAATAAGCAATGCTTTGGTTTTAGCCCTAGTAGTAATCAGCCAAGCACAAGCTCTAAGACAAATTTGTGCGATCGCATAAAACGTATTCTTACAAGCTACGAAACTGAATCAACCCAAACGGCGGCATTAATGGACCTAGCTGCCGACGTTAGAAAATCATTTAATGAAATAAAGAATTTGGCGCGAATCATTCAGAGTGAGGGAGAGCAAGCAACCGAAGTAGTTACCGCCATTGAGTCCTTCACGCCAATAATTAAAAACTGCCGCAAGCGCTTAGATATCAGGCGATACCTCAATCCCATCCTTGCCGAACCACTGATCGCAAAAGCTTCAGCAATGCCTACAGCGCCGGAGTACCTGTTTAATACGCTTTTACCATCTTGCGCTTCAAGAATTGGTACGAGCGCCAGGATTGTTATCGATCCCGTGTCCGGCTATACCCAGGACTGCATATTTTGGACGGCAAATGTTAACCACTCTGGGCAAGCCAAAACACCACCGCAAAAAGAAGTAATCTCCCCCCTGGAAAAGATGGAAGGAGAAGCCAAAGATATTTACGATACTCTTCTTAGTGACTACGAACAAGATAAAAAATCCGAGGGCAAACCGCCTGTAAGAATGCGGCGACTTTTAAGTAATGTAACGACTTCTACAAAAATCCGCATCCACCAAGAAAATCCGCGCGGACTGCTCGAATATATAGATGAACTTGTCGCTGATTACCAACGCTTAAACCAATACAAAGGGGGTGGGAAAGGAGACGACTTACAAGTAGAGCTAAGTTTTTTCAATGGTGCTGCCTGCAACTACGACCGCCACGACGCGAGATTATTTTTAAACCGCACTGCTTTTAGTAAAACAGGCACATACCAGTGGGATACGTTAGCGCGGTTAATGGGTGATGACGTGAATTTTATTTCAAGCGGCTACAGCGCCAGGTTTTTGTATTGCTCAATTCTCGATGCGCCACTCCGGTATTTAGATTTGCTTACTCCAAAGATGAATAGCAATTTCACCGAGACTCTAGAGTGGCTGTACGAGCAATTAGAGGGATTACCACAGCAAGACTATTTGTTAACGCGAGAAGCTAAAGTGCTATTTCAAGCCTGGAACCATACTTTAGCCGACGATGAAAGGGAAGAAAACTACTTTGGCTTCTCGATTGTCTACGCAAAAATCGAAGCATACGCGGCAAGAATTGCCCTGTGGCTGCACATAGTTAACGCCGTTTGTGCTGGCAAGTTACCGGAACCAACGATTGACGGTGAGACAATGCGTCACGCGATAGAGATTTCATCTTTCTACCTGTGGCAGCAAAAATTAATTCACGGCAATAACGCGCCAACGCGAAAATTGGAAGGCATATTTTTCAAAGTCCAAACTCAAGCCGAGAAATACTTTGCCAAATCAAAGCAGGGACTAAATGCTTCGTTTCTCAAAACCAGAATTAACGCCCTCAAAAGTTGGGCAACAGAGAAAATCCGCACGGTAGTGTTTAAAACGTTGGCGGCGGCGGGACATGGGCGGATTGAAGGGGAGGGTAGTGAAATGAAATATTTTCCCCTGAGTCAACTATTGGTGGATGTTGGTGCAAAGTTGGTGGTATCACCAATAGCTCAAAGCCATACGAATGATGAAGTACAGACAACTATTGGTGAAATTGGTGAATTAACTAATAAGGAAATACTTTCAGAGACAATACTCAGTAGCTTTGTACTGCCATCAGAAATTACCGCTTTAGCAGATCCCGAAATAACTATCGAACTTGATGCTCAACAGCACCAACAAAAAGTATTAGATACGAGAGTCCACCAATTCACCAACTTAGAAGCTGGAAGTATTACTATCGCAGACGTTGAGGCGGTTGGTGGTAGCACCAATGACCCACCAACATCACCAACATCAAATCCAGTTTTACTACTATTGCAACTGACAACTTGGGTAGAGATAGCTGACTCAATGCAAAAAGATAGTCAAAAATTAATTGATGCCATGAATCAGTTTGATAAAGAGCAAAAAAGAAAAATTGCCTCAGTATTAATTGAGTTTCTGTGTAATGAACCCCAGAGTCTTAAAGAACTAAATTGGATACCAATCAAAATGCTCAACTGGATATTCAAACGCCTGCAATTCACGATTTCCCGCATTGGTGGTGATTCTATTGACCAAGCGCGGATGGAACAAGTTGAGAACTTGTCTTTTGTCTCGGTTGAAGGATTGGGTAGTAGTAAAGAGTTTTGGGTGTTCTGCGATCTGACAAGTGGTAGAAATATCCCAGTTTTTGGTACGGATGGAATTTGTGGAATCTCGGTCAGAAATTAA
- the topA gene encoding type I DNA topoisomerase, giving the protein MATKLLIVESPGKIKKLSQILGSDWLVKASMGHVRELASDGQDALGFDLTGSTVTCRFVLRQEKGQQTIKQLQAAVRQVKTVFLATDCDREGETIAWHLGQALHLKNPQRVIYTEITPTAVTRALARPRQIDQNMVNAGLCRSVLDKLVGYKGSPLLWQLQNGAKSMGRVQSATLHILCQREQQIQAFVPQDYWNVYVDYVEGFRAYYLGTNQQNDSQPSETPLLDDTSDTKEQANFESSKVLSASHADSLVQQAKANPHHIVSAEGKSTTRTPPPAFVTSSLQQVAGARLKFSPEKTMLVAQSLYESGLITYMRTDSIALAPEFCAAVRSWLEVHDPDNVPRKLAQHRQVKGAQAAHEAIRPTDIHKRSADLRVQLSADAFALYVMIWKRSVASQCQNARIRQTLIVTQSGNIFWQAKGQLIEFPGYTKYWNNISADVQLPSLRQGQILTLQQALHEQKQTQPPPRYSEPKLVQVMERKGIGRPSTYAATIQTLKQRQYAELIKGHLQPTKLGLEVDCFLADALPDLLQTEFTAEMENQLDAISAGKQDWQQYLTAWNRDYFVPALAKAKQVIKLHLSNNPAAQIGSPLRQLSSTQPQTKQQPGQHNQSRTRCPQCQSYLVKIPSSKLKKKYFLKCVSGCINTVMFWSERDKKWQLPHTGQTNDTPLETANAQVTQYSCPVCQKPLEEYRYQKDGQTKSLLRCSDSNAKSDSKHKEAVYFHTVKGWWSPKFGELPFKLDC; this is encoded by the coding sequence TTGGCAACCAAGCTCCTGATTGTTGAAAGTCCCGGCAAAATCAAAAAGCTCAGCCAAATCCTCGGCTCTGACTGGTTGGTCAAAGCAAGCATGGGTCATGTCCGAGAATTAGCATCGGATGGACAAGATGCTTTGGGCTTTGACTTAACGGGTAGTACAGTCACTTGTCGCTTTGTTCTGCGCCAAGAGAAAGGGCAGCAGACTATTAAACAACTACAAGCGGCTGTTCGTCAGGTCAAGACAGTTTTTCTGGCAACCGATTGTGACCGAGAAGGGGAAACAATCGCTTGGCATCTTGGGCAAGCCTTACACCTAAAAAACCCCCAAAGAGTCATTTATACCGAAATTACCCCAACAGCAGTCACAAGAGCGCTCGCTCGTCCCCGACAAATAGACCAAAACATGGTCAATGCGGGACTGTGCCGGAGCGTTCTTGATAAATTAGTTGGCTACAAAGGCTCTCCCTTGCTGTGGCAGCTTCAAAATGGGGCGAAAAGTATGGGTCGGGTGCAAAGCGCTACCCTACACATTCTTTGTCAAAGGGAGCAGCAAATCCAAGCTTTCGTTCCTCAAGATTATTGGAACGTTTATGTTGATTACGTTGAGGGGTTTCGCGCCTACTACTTGGGGACAAATCAGCAAAATGATTCACAGCCTTCTGAAACACCACTACTCGACGACACCAGCGACACTAAAGAGCAAGCGAACTTTGAGTCAAGCAAAGTTTTAAGTGCATCCCACGCAGATAGTTTAGTTCAACAGGCAAAAGCTAATCCACATCACATTGTTTCTGCTGAAGGAAAAAGCACTACTCGTACTCCTCCCCCGGCTTTTGTCACATCTTCTTTACAACAAGTCGCAGGAGCGAGGCTGAAGTTCAGTCCTGAAAAAACAATGCTTGTGGCCCAGTCGCTTTATGAATCCGGGTTAATTACCTATATGCGGACTGACAGTATTGCCCTAGCTCCAGAATTTTGCGCCGCCGTCAGGAGTTGGTTGGAAGTACATGACCCTGACAACGTACCGAGGAAGTTAGCGCAACACAGGCAGGTCAAAGGAGCGCAAGCAGCCCATGAAGCTATCCGCCCTACAGACATCCACAAGAGGAGCGCCGACTTGCGCGTCCAATTGTCTGCTGATGCCTTTGCCCTGTACGTGATGATTTGGAAGCGCTCTGTTGCCTCTCAGTGCCAAAATGCGAGAATCCGCCAAACACTCATAGTTACTCAATCCGGGAATATTTTCTGGCAAGCCAAAGGACAACTAATTGAATTTCCTGGCTACACCAAATACTGGAATAACATCAGCGCTGATGTCCAACTGCCTAGCTTACGGCAAGGGCAAATTCTCACGCTTCAACAGGCACTTCACGAGCAGAAACAGACTCAACCGCCACCGCGTTACAGCGAACCTAAATTAGTTCAAGTTATGGAACGCAAAGGCATTGGTCGCCCTAGCACTTACGCCGCCACAATTCAAACCCTTAAGCAAAGACAGTATGCCGAGCTTATTAAAGGTCACTTACAGCCGACTAAACTGGGCTTAGAAGTAGATTGCTTCTTAGCCGATGCCTTGCCCGACTTGCTCCAAACAGAGTTTACTGCCGAGATGGAAAATCAGCTAGATGCGATCTCTGCTGGCAAGCAGGATTGGCAGCAGTATTTGACTGCTTGGAATCGAGATTATTTTGTCCCAGCCTTAGCCAAAGCCAAGCAAGTAATTAAGCTTCACCTCAGCAATAATCCTGCTGCTCAAATTGGAAGTCCTTTACGCCAATTATCTTCAACCCAACCACAGACAAAACAACAACCGGGGCAGCATAACCAATCGCGTACCCGTTGCCCCCAGTGTCAGAGTTATTTAGTTAAAATCCCAAGCTCAAAGCTGAAGAAAAAGTATTTTCTCAAGTGTGTCAGTGGTTGTATCAATACAGTTATGTTTTGGTCAGAGCGCGATAAAAAGTGGCAGCTACCCCACACTGGACAAACCAATGACACGCCACTAGAAACTGCAAATGCTCAAGTAACTCAATATTCCTGCCCCGTCTGCCAAAAACCTTTGGAGGAATACCGTTACCAAAAGGATGGTCAAACCAAGAGTTTACTGAGGTGTTCGGATTCCAATGCCAAGAGCGATTCTAAGCATAAGGAAGCGGTTTATTTCCATACAGTAAAAGGCTGGTGGAGTCCTAAGTTTGGAGAATTGCCATTCAAACTGGATTGCTGA